One window of the Paenibacillus beijingensis genome contains the following:
- a CDS encoding FAD-dependent oxidoreductase yields the protein MGESLLFRPGRIGSLDLNHRILMGAMHLGIEGQRDSLPQLKAFYEERVRGGAAMIISGNVAVLPEGGGHGMFCLTEADHLAQLTELIKAVHNAGGKMALQLTHWGRYAKSSETGRTPWAPSPIASRLTKETPAEMTLADIAKLKKAFAAGATFAASAGFDAIEIMGSEGYLLNQFVSPLTNKRTDGYGQSLDGRMRLCLEIVEEIRKQAGNDPPIIYRISGDDFMEGSTTREETLEFARRLEQSGVDALNVGIGWHESSLPTVGAIVPPGAFAHIAASIRAAVSIPVIGANRIHTPETAEQLLARGDIDFVAPARPWLADPAFAQKIIESDRDGLNLCLSCNQACLDHTLGHPPKPVSCLVNPRAGKEAVTIPPADKPLAIAVVGGGVAGLQAAKTAAERGHHVTLFEADNRLGGQFRLASHIPGKDIFRETIRYFRVSLERLGVTIRLNTSPSMQELNPFDRVIMATGVQPYIPETLEGVDLPHVCTYADILSGTRPLGRQIVIVGGGGIGSDVAHYIVEKMKLQPHVQTFFAERGYGSEHHETVTITLVSRSEKVAKGVGPTSRWVLLAELKRSGVQIVKGYRCTAITSEGVWVENDSEKRFLKADQVVLCTGQRSRTEMAEFMKEQLHADLIGGASDASELNAARAIRQAYELAAGV from the coding sequence ATGGGAGAAAGTTTATTGTTCAGACCGGGCCGCATCGGATCGCTAGATCTTAATCACCGCATCTTGATGGGGGCCATGCACCTTGGGATCGAGGGACAGCGCGATTCGCTCCCCCAGCTCAAAGCGTTCTATGAAGAACGGGTACGAGGCGGAGCGGCGATGATCATTTCTGGCAATGTCGCCGTTCTCCCTGAGGGAGGGGGCCACGGCATGTTTTGCCTGACCGAAGCGGATCATCTCGCCCAGCTGACGGAATTGATCAAAGCCGTTCACAACGCCGGGGGAAAAATGGCACTGCAGCTCACCCACTGGGGGCGGTATGCGAAAAGTTCGGAGACAGGGCGTACTCCTTGGGCTCCGAGCCCGATCGCTTCGCGGCTAACGAAGGAAACGCCGGCCGAAATGACGCTCGCAGATATCGCAAAATTGAAGAAAGCGTTCGCCGCAGGCGCAACGTTTGCCGCTTCCGCCGGTTTTGACGCCATCGAAATTATGGGTTCCGAAGGATATTTGCTGAACCAATTCGTGTCTCCGCTGACGAACAAACGCACCGACGGATACGGTCAAAGTTTGGACGGGCGGATGAGATTATGCCTGGAGATCGTGGAGGAAATCCGCAAGCAAGCCGGAAACGATCCTCCTATCATTTACCGCATCTCGGGTGACGACTTTATGGAAGGAAGCACGACCCGGGAAGAAACGCTGGAATTCGCCCGCCGATTGGAGCAGAGCGGTGTCGATGCGCTTAATGTCGGGATCGGCTGGCACGAATCGTCCTTGCCGACGGTAGGAGCGATCGTGCCGCCGGGTGCGTTCGCCCATATTGCCGCTTCCATCCGGGCAGCAGTCTCGATTCCGGTTATCGGGGCGAATCGCATCCATACACCCGAAACGGCCGAGCAATTGCTCGCCCGGGGAGACATTGATTTTGTCGCCCCTGCACGTCCGTGGCTGGCCGATCCTGCATTTGCGCAAAAAATCATCGAATCGGACCGCGACGGCTTAAATCTGTGCTTATCTTGCAACCAGGCATGCTTGGACCATACATTGGGACATCCGCCGAAGCCGGTCAGCTGTTTGGTAAATCCGCGTGCGGGCAAAGAGGCCGTAACCATCCCGCCGGCGGACAAGCCGCTTGCCATCGCCGTCGTTGGCGGGGGCGTTGCCGGGCTGCAAGCGGCTAAGACGGCTGCGGAACGCGGTCATCATGTGACGTTATTCGAAGCTGACAATCGGCTTGGCGGGCAATTCAGACTCGCTTCGCATATTCCCGGCAAAGATATTTTTCGTGAAACGATCCGGTATTTCCGGGTTTCATTGGAACGGCTGGGTGTAACCATTCGGCTGAACACGTCCCCTTCCATGCAAGAGTTGAACCCGTTCGATCGCGTCATTATGGCGACCGGCGTTCAGCCGTACATCCCTGAAACACTCGAAGGCGTCGATTTACCGCATGTATGCACGTATGCCGATATTTTGTCAGGAACGAGGCCTTTGGGGCGGCAAATCGTCATCGTAGGCGGAGGGGGAATCGGCAGCGATGTAGCCCACTACATTGTCGAAAAAATGAAGCTTCAGCCACATGTGCAGACTTTTTTTGCGGAACGGGGTTATGGATCTGAACATCATGAGACGGTAACTATTACGCTCGTTTCTCGTTCGGAGAAAGTAGCCAAGGGCGTCGGTCCAACTTCCAGATGGGTGCTCCTTGCAGAGCTGAAGCGAAGCGGGGTTCAAATCGTGAAAGGCTACCGCTGCACTGCTATAACTTCGGAGGGCGTCTGGGTAGAGAACGATTCGGAAAAACGGTTTTTGAAAGCTGATCAGGTTGTGCTTTGCACGGGCCAGCGATCGCGGACGGAAATGGCGGAATTCATGAAAGAACAGCTTCATGCCGATTTAATAGGCGGGGCCAGCGATGCTTCGGAGCTGAACGCCGCGCGGGCCATCCGCCAGGCTTACGAACTTGCTGCCGGCGTCTAA
- a CDS encoding acyl-CoA dehydrogenase family protein codes for MNEADFLKLKDEVKTYVNGRLRELSERIEETGQCGSDIWQELREHGYLRLAAPTEYGGYGLSFSQYLQILELFSQSHGSIRMVVHVINGIWRPIDFLASEEQRERFVKPLVRGEITAAFALTEPNAGSGADIQTSARKQGDEYILNGVKWLITFGDTVDYLLLYARMEGTRGYEGTIALLVPRTADGVEINVMPPTLGLTGTGHAHIVLKDARVPAGNLLGEVGQGLAGALNGFLDPSRICVGMTCVGLAQRAFDLAVQRSRERVTFGKSLSQRQVVQSWIAEMATDIEAARQLVMYAGRLKDEGALTPPPASMAKLYALEMLQRVTDKSQQIWGGIGYFKGYEIERIYRDARAQKFEEGTAEIQKAVIAKHVLAGE; via the coding sequence ATGAACGAAGCTGACTTTCTGAAATTGAAAGATGAAGTGAAAACGTATGTAAACGGCCGGCTGCGGGAGCTTTCCGAGCGGATCGAAGAAACCGGACAGTGCGGATCGGACATTTGGCAGGAGCTGAGGGAGCATGGTTACCTGCGCTTGGCTGCTCCGACGGAATACGGCGGATATGGTCTCAGCTTTTCTCAATATCTGCAAATTCTCGAACTGTTTTCCCAGTCGCACGGCTCCATCCGCATGGTCGTGCACGTTATCAATGGCATTTGGCGCCCGATCGACTTTTTGGCAAGCGAGGAGCAGCGGGAACGGTTCGTGAAGCCGCTGGTGCGCGGCGAGATCACCGCGGCCTTTGCCCTGACCGAACCGAATGCGGGTTCAGGAGCCGATATCCAGACATCGGCGCGCAAACAAGGCGATGAGTACATATTGAACGGGGTAAAATGGCTCATCACTTTCGGTGATACGGTCGATTATCTGCTGCTGTACGCGCGTATGGAAGGTACCCGGGGCTACGAAGGCACTATCGCACTGCTCGTTCCCAGAACGGCGGACGGCGTCGAGATCAATGTGATGCCTCCAACCCTTGGTCTTACGGGAACCGGCCATGCTCACATCGTTCTTAAAGACGCGCGGGTTCCGGCGGGCAATTTGCTGGGCGAAGTAGGACAAGGCCTTGCCGGTGCATTAAACGGCTTTCTGGATCCGAGCCGGATTTGCGTCGGCATGACCTGCGTCGGCTTGGCTCAACGCGCTTTCGATTTGGCTGTTCAGCGGAGCCGCGAACGCGTGACGTTCGGCAAATCGCTCAGCCAGCGTCAAGTGGTGCAATCTTGGATCGCGGAAATGGCAACCGACATTGAAGCTGCCCGGCAGCTCGTGATGTATGCGGGAAGGTTGAAGGACGAAGGCGCTTTGACGCCGCCGCCGGCTTCGATGGCGAAGCTGTATGCGCTCGAGATGCTGCAGCGCGTTACAGACAAATCGCAGCAAATCTGGGGCGGCATCGGTTACTTCAAGGGATACGAAATCGAACGGATTTACCGCGATGCGCGGGCGCAAAAATTCGAAGAAGGAACGGCCGAGATTCAAAAAGCAGTTATCGCCAAGCATGTGTTGGCGGGAGAGTGA
- a CDS encoding AMP-binding protein, translating into MITTNRIESELLILNKIDHADPNKDAIVDLSGPTPITLSYGELNALANRAAQGLIELGVEKGENVAYLLPNYWEFAVLTLAIWKAGAVACPMLPALREREILFIMSRSKSKLLIIPSEFRNFHYGPMIESIRSDLPELRSVITIQSRDPGDLKDGLGGLASKEADLEEIGRRRPDSSCPSQLLFTSGTTGEPKGVIHTHGSLGHGVSAHVQTLGLTAEDTIWVPSPMAHQTGFLYGMSMAFYLGAKHVGQAVWSVETARTAIEEHGVSFVQAAMPFLADLTREEHPPKGLRIFIATGAPVPRKLAQEASDRLKCKVAGGWGSTETCMISVGSVTCYMESSWNTDGQVIAGREMKVTGEDGRTLPPGQEGLFKVKTPAMFTAYLDHPEWYEAAVDAVGFFNTGDMAVIDEQGNVRLTGRIKDIINRGGVKIPVSEIENLLYQFEALRDVAVVGMPDPRLNERICAYVSLKNPQDTITLSDVTSYLHAKGVTKIYWPERLESIEEMPRTTTGKIQKYVLREMIANKLGSN; encoded by the coding sequence ATGATTACGACTAATCGCATAGAAAGTGAATTGTTGATTCTGAACAAAATAGATCATGCCGACCCCAACAAAGATGCGATCGTTGACTTGAGCGGACCGACTCCAATCACCTTAAGCTACGGCGAACTGAATGCACTTGCGAATCGCGCCGCGCAAGGGCTTATCGAGTTAGGGGTGGAAAAAGGTGAAAATGTCGCTTACTTGCTTCCTAACTACTGGGAATTTGCAGTGCTGACTCTTGCCATCTGGAAAGCCGGCGCGGTTGCCTGTCCTATGCTCCCGGCTTTAAGGGAGAGAGAAATTCTGTTTATAATGAGCAGATCCAAAAGCAAGCTGTTAATTATCCCTTCGGAGTTCCGCAATTTTCATTACGGCCCCATGATCGAAAGCATCCGCTCCGACTTGCCGGAACTGAGGTCTGTAATTACAATCCAGTCGAGAGACCCCGGGGATTTAAAGGATGGACTTGGCGGACTGGCCTCTAAGGAAGCGGATCTGGAAGAAATCGGACGCCGCCGGCCGGATTCCAGTTGTCCGTCGCAGCTGCTGTTCACATCGGGTACAACAGGCGAACCGAAAGGAGTCATTCATACTCACGGTTCGCTTGGCCATGGCGTTTCCGCTCATGTGCAGACGCTCGGACTGACTGCAGAGGATACGATTTGGGTTCCGTCCCCTATGGCGCACCAAACGGGTTTCCTCTACGGCATGTCAATGGCGTTTTATCTTGGAGCCAAACATGTGGGCCAAGCGGTATGGAGCGTTGAAACGGCTCGAACCGCCATTGAAGAGCACGGCGTTTCGTTTGTTCAGGCGGCAATGCCTTTTCTTGCGGATTTAACCCGTGAAGAACATCCGCCGAAAGGGCTTCGGATATTTATTGCCACCGGCGCTCCGGTACCGCGCAAGCTGGCGCAGGAAGCAAGCGACCGGTTGAAATGCAAAGTCGCGGGTGGCTGGGGCTCGACCGAAACCTGCATGATCAGCGTCGGATCCGTAACGTGTTATATGGAATCATCCTGGAATACGGATGGTCAGGTTATTGCGGGCCGGGAAATGAAAGTTACGGGTGAAGACGGCCGCACGCTTCCCCCTGGACAGGAAGGCTTGTTCAAAGTTAAAACTCCGGCGATGTTTACCGCATACTTGGATCATCCGGAATGGTACGAAGCGGCTGTCGATGCCGTCGGCTTTTTCAATACGGGGGATATGGCGGTCATCGACGAGCAGGGCAATGTGCGATTGACGGGCCGGATAAAAGACATCATCAACCGCGGCGGAGTAAAGATTCCGGTTTCCGAGATTGAAAATCTGCTTTACCAATTTGAGGCGCTGCGGGACGTCGCGGTAGTCGGCATGCCCGATCCGCGGTTGAACGAGCGTATTTGTGCCTATGTATCGTTAAAAAATCCGCAAGATACAATCACTTTGAGCGATGTGACCTCTTATTTGCATGCAAAAGGCGTCACCAAAATTTATTGGCCAGAACGGCTTGAAAGCATTGAGGAGATGCCCCGTACGACAACGGGGAAAATTCAGAAATATGTTCTGAGAGAAATGATTGCGAATAAGCTGGGCTCCAATTAA
- the aroA gene encoding 3-phosphoshikimate 1-carboxyvinyltransferase, translated as MSKITVYPHYGSINGVVQVPPSKYHLHRALIFGSLADGETTIHGKSGALHIRDTLNSLSDFGVDVQHLHNGYAVRGGTYNPSNGKIRVGSSGSTLQFMLGLGSLSEGVAPTYNGHKALRERPIGPLLEALGAMGVEWQANNYKMPVTIQPGRPKGGHIQIPGTLSQWISGLLILAPFAEKDTIIEALPPHNEFTYVQLTIEMQRKFGIHIEEDPSGTKWRVPAGQKYQPTEIHIEPDLSSAAFLLVLSALYPSDIVLQGLEGVGTHPENKILDIIEEFGVSLKYDKQINGARISHPFFRPVGGREIDMRHIPDLIPALSVLAALSQGTTVLKNIGPGRMKESNRVKAMLQLNKMGAKIQEIGDDLIIKGVERLTGASISTYNDHRVQMAFTIAAMRAADKASQLTFPNAYRISYPEFFDHLDVLRNSGLETAQLKRNSLAEEIMRV; from the coding sequence ATGTCCAAGATAACAGTTTATCCTCATTACGGCTCGATCAACGGGGTGGTTCAGGTACCGCCATCCAAGTATCATTTGCATCGTGCTTTAATTTTTGGATCGCTAGCCGACGGTGAAACGACCATCCACGGAAAATCAGGCGCTCTTCATATCCGTGATACGCTGAATTCCCTCAGTGACTTCGGTGTTGATGTGCAACATTTGCATAACGGTTATGCAGTCCGCGGAGGAACGTACAATCCGTCGAACGGTAAAATTCGAGTCGGAAGCTCCGGTTCGACGCTGCAGTTTATGCTCGGCTTGGGCAGTCTCTCCGAAGGGGTGGCGCCGACATACAATGGGCACAAGGCGCTGAGGGAAAGACCCATCGGCCCGCTGCTCGAAGCGTTGGGTGCCATGGGCGTTGAGTGGCAGGCAAACAACTACAAAATGCCGGTTACAATTCAACCCGGCAGACCTAAAGGCGGTCATATTCAAATCCCCGGAACGCTAAGCCAATGGATATCGGGACTGCTTATTCTCGCGCCATTTGCTGAGAAAGATACGATTATTGAAGCCCTTCCCCCTCATAACGAGTTCACATATGTCCAATTGACGATTGAGATGCAAAGGAAATTCGGCATCCACATTGAAGAGGATCCATCCGGAACAAAGTGGAGAGTACCAGCCGGCCAGAAGTATCAACCGACAGAAATACATATCGAGCCGGATTTATCTTCCGCTGCGTTCCTGCTGGTTCTTAGCGCGTTATATCCTTCGGATATCGTACTGCAGGGTCTAGAGGGAGTTGGAACACATCCGGAAAACAAAATACTGGATATAATAGAAGAGTTTGGCGTTTCGCTGAAGTACGACAAACAAATCAACGGGGCTCGAATCAGCCACCCATTCTTCCGTCCGGTCGGCGGTCGCGAGATCGACATGCGCCATATCCCGGACTTGATCCCGGCGTTGTCCGTACTGGCTGCACTATCTCAAGGGACGACGGTTCTCAAAAACATCGGTCCGGGCCGCATGAAAGAGTCCAACCGGGTCAAAGCCATGCTTCAGTTAAACAAAATGGGAGCCAAAATTCAGGAGATCGGCGACGACTTGATTATCAAAGGGGTTGAACGACTGACGGGTGCCTCGATTTCAACATACAATGACCACCGCGTCCAAATGGCGTTCACAATCGCCGCAATGAGGGCGGCAGATAAGGCCAGCCAATTGACCTTTCCGAACGCTTATCGTATCTCTTATCCGGAATTTTTCGATCATCTGGACGTGCTCAGGAATTCCGGGCTGGAAACAGCCCAGCTGAAGAGAAACTCGTTGGCAGAGGAGATTATGCGTGTATGA
- a CDS encoding type 1 glutamine amidotransferase domain-containing protein: MSKKILMVVTSANQINSEKSTGLWLSEFAEPYIEFTKEGYNITVASPLGGKTPVDQNSLSADLPQEIVDAQKYLANTIKLDEIIASDYDVIFLPGGHGTMFDLPDNEKLQSLLSQFYENDKIVAAVCHGPAGLVNAKLSNGKYLVEGKRITAFTDSEEKAAGLDQYMPFLLESKLREAGPIFVTAADWSDHYEVDGNLITGQNPQSTLSVAKEIIAKLQA, translated from the coding sequence ATGTCAAAAAAAATCTTAATGGTCGTAACATCCGCCAATCAAATAAACAGTGAAAAGTCTACAGGACTTTGGCTGTCGGAGTTTGCTGAGCCGTATATTGAGTTTACCAAAGAAGGATATAATATTACGGTAGCAAGTCCTTTGGGCGGAAAAACTCCTGTTGATCAAAACAGCTTGAGCGCCGATTTGCCTCAAGAAATCGTAGACGCTCAGAAGTACCTTGCGAATACGATTAAACTGGATGAAATTATCGCTTCGGATTACGATGTTATTTTCTTGCCGGGCGGCCACGGAACGATGTTTGATTTGCCGGACAACGAGAAGCTTCAATCCTTGCTGAGCCAATTCTATGAAAACGACAAAATCGTAGCCGCGGTATGCCATGGACCTGCCGGTTTAGTAAATGCAAAATTATCGAACGGCAAATATCTCGTGGAAGGCAAACGGATTACAGCCTTTACGGATTCGGAAGAAAAAGCGGCCGGTTTGGATCAATACATGCCGTTTCTTTTGGAGTCCAAGCTTCGTGAAGCCGGCCCGATCTTCGTTACGGCGGCTGATTGGTCGGACCATTATGAAGTTGACGGAAATTTAATAACGGGTCAAAACCCTCAATCGACACTTAGCGTGGCAAAAGAAATCATTGCCAAGCTGCAAGCTTGA
- a CDS encoding NADP-dependent oxidoreductase has translation MIGIGIEQYGDEHQIKTISVPTEQVGLNDLLISIKASGVNPVDWKVRDGLLKQDFPYQLPLILGWDGAGKVAAVGSDVKQFQVGDDVFFRPEMEKHGTYADEIVVPAHLVAPMPRGLTYVEAASLPLVGLTVWQALVEAGNIQPGDNVLILAGSGGIGSFAVQLAKARGAYVAATTSLKNQDFVRDLGADEVLVYDLGRIETTTKFDFMLDTLGGAAYGDALKLMKPNATVATIISARDAVRPDYVDAMEDELQLTIKFVFTRPDGRNMNHIRELVESQKVRPIVTEVYPLTVDGVAKAHLSNQTGRSRGKIVLSRE, from the coding sequence TTGATCGGAATTGGCATTGAACAATACGGAGATGAACATCAAATAAAGACGATCAGCGTTCCAACCGAACAAGTGGGTCTGAACGATCTATTGATCTCGATAAAAGCTAGCGGGGTAAACCCCGTCGACTGGAAAGTAAGGGATGGACTTTTAAAACAAGATTTCCCATATCAGCTTCCTCTAATTTTAGGCTGGGATGGAGCAGGGAAAGTGGCTGCTGTCGGATCGGACGTAAAGCAATTTCAAGTCGGCGACGATGTCTTTTTCAGACCGGAAATGGAAAAACACGGTACGTACGCTGATGAAATCGTCGTTCCGGCACATCTTGTCGCCCCGATGCCTCGCGGTTTGACCTACGTTGAAGCTGCTTCGCTTCCATTGGTGGGGTTAACGGTTTGGCAGGCGCTTGTAGAAGCAGGAAATATTCAGCCTGGGGATAACGTTCTCATTTTAGCGGGAAGCGGCGGAATCGGCTCTTTTGCCGTTCAATTGGCGAAAGCAAGAGGTGCCTATGTGGCGGCGACAACAAGCTTGAAAAATCAAGATTTTGTACGTGATTTGGGTGCGGATGAAGTTCTTGTTTATGATTTGGGCCGCATCGAGACAACGACGAAATTTGACTTTATGCTGGATACGCTTGGAGGTGCGGCATACGGCGATGCATTGAAATTGATGAAGCCGAATGCAACCGTGGCGACAATCATTAGCGCGCGGGATGCCGTACGTCCCGATTATGTCGATGCCATGGAAGATGAGCTTCAGTTGACCATAAAGTTTGTTTTTACCCGTCCGGACGGAAGAAATATGAACCATATTCGGGAGCTGGTGGAATCTCAGAAAGTGAGGCCGATTGTAACCGAAGTTTATCCGCTTACGGTTGATGGCGTAGCAAAGGCGCACCTTTCCAATCAAACAGGGAGATCAAGAGGCAAAATCGTTCTGAGCAGAGAATAA
- a CDS encoding GNAT family N-acetyltransferase, translating to MVDVVKIEQSISIAEHVDDLSELMIEVVGDGASIGFLPPLSPLEAAKYWEHVLSPEVILFVALINDQIVGTVQLHLCTKQNGGHRAEIAKLITHPHYRRNGIGRSLMHKAEERAKQEGRSLVVLDTREGDPSNDLYLSIGYQEAGRIPNYAKSANGELHSTVYYYKLFG from the coding sequence ATGGTTGATGTTGTGAAAATCGAACAATCAATATCCATTGCAGAGCATGTTGATGATCTTTCGGAACTTATGATTGAGGTCGTTGGAGATGGAGCGTCGATTGGTTTTTTACCGCCATTAAGCCCTTTGGAGGCGGCAAAATATTGGGAACATGTGTTATCCCCTGAAGTGATTTTATTCGTCGCTTTAATCAATGATCAGATCGTCGGAACGGTTCAACTGCATTTGTGTACGAAGCAGAACGGCGGCCATAGAGCAGAAATCGCTAAGTTGATAACCCATCCTCATTATCGGCGCAATGGTATCGGTCGTTCCCTTATGCACAAGGCTGAAGAAAGAGCGAAGCAGGAGGGGAGATCTCTGGTCGTTCTCGACACCCGCGAAGGAGATCCTTCGAATGACCTCTATCTTTCGATCGGTTATCAGGAGGCCGGACGAATTCCCAATTATGCGAAATCTGCAAACGGAGAGCTGCATTCGACGGTTTACTATTATAAATTATTTGGTTAA
- a CDS encoding LysR family transcriptional regulator — translation MDLSQLEAFLTVCRIRNFTKAAEHLHISQSAVTARIKALESSIGKVLFLRDNRNVNLTPSGIAFLPYAERMLRLFEESKVTLSEDLENYIILSGPGSVWHYYYLQHILSFRRNHPKVAIKFLSYVDPSYMVRDLLLDGIVQVAIRYDPPDHPKVTKEFLFEDEIILVSAKKRESIISRADFFSQEYCHIEWGPPFPDWFSSIVGAGYVPTLQTDHSTIMLTMLLQGAGFGFLPRSIAQPFLDSKKLFELRSEMNTPITRAFALYLTENREHISVKLGLKLLGIH, via the coding sequence ATGGACTTATCTCAATTAGAAGCTTTTTTAACCGTATGCAGAATTCGAAATTTTACAAAAGCCGCCGAGCACCTGCATATTTCACAGTCTGCAGTTACAGCTCGAATAAAAGCTTTGGAAAGCTCTATTGGCAAGGTGCTGTTTCTTCGTGATAACCGCAATGTAAACTTAACCCCGTCAGGTATCGCTTTTCTTCCTTATGCCGAGAGGATGCTGCGTTTGTTTGAAGAGAGCAAGGTTACCTTATCGGAGGATTTGGAGAATTATATTATACTTAGCGGGCCGGGATCCGTCTGGCATTATTATTACTTGCAGCACATCCTTTCGTTTAGGCGGAACCACCCGAAGGTTGCGATTAAATTCCTAAGCTATGTCGATCCCAGCTATATGGTACGCGATCTCTTGCTTGATGGAATTGTGCAAGTCGCGATTCGATACGACCCGCCGGATCATCCCAAAGTTACAAAAGAATTTCTATTTGAGGACGAAATAATACTTGTATCCGCTAAAAAAAGGGAATCCATCATAAGCAGGGCAGATTTCTTTTCCCAGGAGTATTGTCATATTGAGTGGGGTCCCCCGTTCCCAGACTGGTTCTCCAGTATTGTCGGTGCAGGATATGTCCCAACGCTTCAAACCGATCACTCCACCATCATGCTCACGATGCTTTTGCAAGGGGCCGGTTTTGGATTTTTACCCCGATCCATTGCACAGCCTTTTCTCGATTCCAAGAAGCTGTTTGAGCTTCGATCTGAGATGAATACGCCGATTACAAGAGCTTTTGCCCTTTACTTGACGGAGAATCGCGAACACATCAGTGTAAAACTAGGTTTAAAACTGCTTGGCATCCATTAA